AACCAAGCTATAACACAATAAGTAAATCCCACTCATGCACCCACGGTCCGAGACTCACACATACAGAGCAAATCTAGGAGTCATCTGGCACAGACTGGCCTCCTTCCCATTACTAGCAGGGAAAGAAAATCAACTGCAAGGCCTAATTACTGATAAACCCCCAGCAGCCAATCTCAAAAAGACTCTAATCCCAatttgaaatataatataaaaggATCCAAGAATATGATGACATCAAAGCACGAGATATTATGTCATGAGTGTATTGGATGGATAACAGCTGGAATACCTTAAACttgcccaaaatttaaaaatttAACATTTTCTATTGATGTGCTTGGTAAATTAAACAACCATCTTATGCATATTTTGCtccatgtgaaaaaataaaacaagaaggAACACAAATGGAGCCCTCGAATAGATGAAGTAATTGCTTTGTTATATTACTTTAGttatttaattaatgtgattAGCCACTATCTTTATATCCCCTTAAATTGCAATAGTAAAGCATTTCACGGACATAACCAAATGAACAGCGTCATGTATCCGCAGCAACACACGACACACAACAAACAGGCGCGCGCCGCATGAACACTCACACCACCATCCGCGAAATGATCCACGACACCATCTTGATCTCTGTGGGGTTTTTTCCTTATTTTAACAGAGTATTCAGCACCTCCATTCCGACCACACGACTGATGCTGAATATCAGGAGGAATGCCATCCGATcctgtgtctgtatgtgtctcaATGTAACGGTGAAAACACACGCTACTGGAAAGAGCCGCTGCATATGACGCGCCGCTCAGTCACCCCGCGTCTCTTAAAGGGACAGCGACATCTTTACACCTGCtccatgaataaaaaaaataaaaacaattctggtTTATTGATGCGCTCAAAAGTGTTTACATTGTAACCATAATTTCCTACAAAATACTTCCAAAACTACAGTTAATTTGCTACtatagtacataaataaatcaatacgaGTTATCCTGCAAACACTGAACAGTGTaatttgtatttactttttatgacaacgtttgctaatattaaataattactgTTGTTCAACATGTCTGGTACTATGACGGATACAGTCACCatggtaaaatgtttttttttattattattaccatatatgtatttaatttatttgtgttgtgaggGATTAATGCATTccagaaaaaatatttgtgttgaaCATGAAAATTGATAGCTCTCATATTTATTGACCAAAATAACAACATTACAATCCGATAGCAGTCCATGATCTATGTGTATGCCAAACTACCAACGTCATGTAACGATGACGTCAAATGCTCCGCCCATTTTGATAACTGTCGCGAGCTGACAGGTCGTACTAGCTTTCATATCGCAATACTCGATTGATGAATTTTTCACACATTCGGGCATATTCGTCTCACTTAGAGAGGGTAAGCAGCAGTTATAGTTTTATATATGATTACAATTTGCATTTGGTTATCACACATGGTGTTACTCAGTGGCGCAAAACGTGGGTATGCGCTATATGCGGCGCATGGGGGCGCCGCATCATGGGGGCGCCAAagcgatggtaaaaaaaaaaaaaaacgaaaaaaaatttctaatttatataagttttataaatttttatataacatttatatcaaagttatataagttaaatataaaaaagttatatacattttagaGGACTAACAGGCTAGAGTAGGCGCCGGAGCCCTCATAAGATTCCATCAtaaatttattttgacagaagggtAATATCGTGACGCGAGCGCTGAGTGAGCAGCAGGAGTGAGTTGTCGTTAAAACTCAAAGATGGATAAAGAAAAAAAGCTGTCGGCGGctaaaaactgaaaaagaaagagggaaaaggaGATTGCATGTCAAGGGATGCGACAGCAGCTTAATAAGTGGATGGTGAAAGTCAACAGGTAGGATTTAAAGTGTGACGTCTGTGCTTAGAAGCTTgcaaatattcatgttaacagaCTAGCTAGCGTTTGCTAAGACTGGGAATGTAGCAGCCAGAATATGTAGATAGCTAGCTTAGAATATGCAAAACCGAGGTTGCTgagctgaaaactgaaaaatataaggTAGCATGTACGATAAATGACAAGAATCTGGAAAACAACTAATGCAATATCTCTGGTTTACCATGGAAGCATGCATAGATTTGCTAGCAAACTTGGAGGCttgcaaatattaatgttaacagactggcaagtgtttgctaacttaatgcaaataatgttgcagatatttacatttagattttggttaaaccctaggtagggtcacatctctctctctttttaaaaatctgtgctatgtgtgtgtgtgtgtgtgtgtatatatatgtatatatatatatatatatatatatatatatatatatatatatttatatcgaTGCAATACTAGATAAATGGGCAAGTGAAAATGCACGCCATGTTACAATTTAGTAGAAACTAAAGAGCGCTTTTGAATGTTTGGTAGCAACATTGTTACTTGGATTGGGAATCGAGAATCGGTGACTGACTTGTTCTaactgtttattctgtttgtaactttttattatttgttaacattgttaataataatatatatatacagccacTGTAGGCCTAcggtatatatgtacatatatatatataccgtaggCCTACAGTGGCTGTCTGATATACTATCAAATAAACCTTTATTATTTGAAGCCCATACATGATGATGTCCggcaaacttatttataagtggGGGGGCGCCAAAATTGTTGCTGCATACCCCTCTGACACTGGGTAGTTGCGCCCCTGGTGTTACTATGCCAATTTTTTACCATAGGAAGACGACATGATGAGGCTTTACTGAAGCACTagtcaaatgttatttttgtctaaatgttttgttaaacacTAAATATAGCTTATGCATCAAGAAGAACTCAATAAAAACGTGGTCAGTATTTCAAAAGCTGTAGTTTATTGCAGTGTCATCCACGAACCACAAATTGTCTTATCAAATAAAATAGTAAGCATCAAACAAATATATGGCTAAGAAATTAACTGTCAATTCCAAATAACAAggccaaatacttttttgtaaacttttattttttcaggGGGTCTCATACACACTGCTAAaatcaatatatactgtatattggtaCACCAGTAGTTCTGCAGAACTGGAATTGTTGATTATCTGCCAGTCTAACGCTTGTTGTCAGTAAAATATAATCTAATGGagtattacaaaaaaaaagaacaatgttcttttctccaaaaaaaaaaaaaacttttgtgaaCTAAAAATACAAAACTTTGGTCTAGTTCCCTTCCATGCTCGTAACCACCTCTTCAGGAAAAGCTGACAgcaatattttaatcaattttatttctgtttatcaCATTCACAACTAAAAGCTCTCCATCATTGAAGAGCACAAAATGAATGTTCGCTAAAAAAAGAAACCCAGTGCACAGTTTCACAGAAGTCTTCAAGGAAACCTTCTTGAAggtcttttaaaagatgcatgtCAGCTTATATCAGTTCTTGGAATAGTCCAACAAATTTTAAATGCAGAGAAATACAGAGTTTTAAATACAGAGAAAAATATTGGAAAGCAAAACAATGGTTCAATAACACTGATGAAGCAGATTCTTCATCCTACCAGAAATCCAAGAGACCATTATAAACAGCTTGTATTGGGAGAACACTGGCCTTATCCAAACCAATTCCACTCTACCCAAAAAACTAATTTGACTGTGATTTCACAACCATCTTCAGGCTTGAGTTGAAAACAACTAAGAGCGGCTTAGCTTAGTAGATTCATGGGCTTTTAGTGTTCCCACAGCATCCTTCACAGCATGGTAGATGATGTTCTTCACCTGTGAATAACAGAAGTATACACAACATTAAATCATCTGAAAGTGTTCATTAAGTATCTAAACCCAAATTGTAGCACAAAATATAGGTAAATAAAGGGTTAATTATGCCAAAAAGGATAATTTTGAAAAAGAGATTTTAGGCAAAATATTCACACCGTGAATGTTCTGCCTATCATCTGCTTTCGTGTTCCACAAGTCATAtggggtttgaaacaacataaaggtaagtaaatgatagcATTtgtaactaaccctttaacattatatacattttaagaaaTACCTGTAGCTTGTCCTCATGGTTGGTGTGAGTGTTGGAAAGGTGGCGGAACTCTTGCGTCAGTCTAAAACAGTGCTTCACGTGCTCAGGAGAAACAAAGTCCTCCGCAACTTTGATACAGCTGTACAGGTTGTGCACCTGGGAAAAAGCAAGATGAGGAATTGAGCATTTTCATGTCAAGTGCATGATTTCAAACTGAACTCGGGTTAATATAAATCTCAATGCTAACCTGATGTGGCGCTCCAGCTGGGATGAAAACAGCATCTCCTAAAAACTGCACAATGGACCAGCCCTGGACTCCATACTCTTCGTACAGCCTGTGACGCAGTGTCTGGTCTAGGTACCAGCTCTGATCATGGATAGGGTCATGATCTGGAGGGTTCTCTTGACCCTGTTCCTCCCCAACCTGAAATAGGTAGGTGAAATAAACCTTGGTTATTCAGTctgatttaaaacataaaatatttgggAACATAGCTGTACTGTTGATTCTTCCTTAAATACAGAAAACCTTTCAGGAGGTAAGTATATCATTCATTCATCAATCAAGAGAGAAATGGCTATCTTGTCACCTTTCGGAGGAGTTCACGGATCTTTTCAGCATCTTTGGCAGCGTAGATGTGCCACAGAGCTCCAGGTTTCTCCTTTATCTCATAGACTCTTCTCTTAGTCATTTCATCGACGTCACCCTCCTCAATGGTCTGCATCACCTCTGCAGTTATAATAGGTAGGTCAGTAAACAAACACAATTAATCATAATCAAAATCCTTCACACTTGCTGTAAGAGATTCTGAACTACAGCAGTCACTGATATTGATGGTTAGGGACTCTAATTATCTTCTAAAAATTGCCTCTGGAATTGTTTGGGCAACTATACTATGATCAACTCCAAATAATATTGGCAAATAAAACAAAGGGTAAATATTTAATTTGCTAAAGTCAAGCAactaattacaattacaaaataattaagaaaaaagGATCTGCTCACAGTTTAACAGACGCcgacataaaataaatataatattaatcaaAACTACTCCAGGAATCAAACACATCATTCTctgtaaaaactataattctgaCAGCACAGATTGCTAGAATAAAAAAGGTGGCATCACAATGTtagttaaatctttaaaaaagaaaaagaaaaaagaaacgaCAGAATATGAAGATCCATCACCAACCACTTAAGAGCATGGAAATAACATTCTTAAATAAAAACTTGTTctgagaaatttcatttttgggtgaactattcctttaaaaacttcATCTTTGCATACACTTTCTCCATATAAGTGGACATCTTTCATAATGCATCCAACTCCATTTTAAATAAGGGAAAATTCGATTTTATTAAATTACCCCTTTAAAAACTAACGCTCACTTATCCAACAAGATGTCTCAAGTAGAGTCTCAACACAGTGATGTGGGGGGGGGTTGCTATCTGTAATCAGTGTGTATGTTCAGTGACCTGGAAAATTCGGAATGGAGTTTCCAAAATGGCACActgagaaaattattttattcataacTTTTTTTCCAGTACATCCTTGCAATCTTCCTCTCAACAGTACAGAGGTCTCAAAGAGATATTCCTGATGTTAATGAGCATTTCAACACAGTACAACAGTTtaatctagtaaaaaaaaaaaatagtaagagACAGATGAAAGCAATGGGTGTGAAGACCAAGATAGAGCAAGAAAAGTAGGAGGGGCATGCCTGGCAGGTGAGACAAATTGCTCAAATAAATGCACAGACCTTTGAATCCAGCGAGGTCTGCTTCTGTGAATGAGAAATGGTGCCACAATCAAAAGTAGTAAGACCCCAAGAGAACAGGCCATACTAAAATCCTGCATCCAGCCCACATTTCTGTAAGCTATTCAGACGTGAGGTAGTAGGGTTGGATGTTTGCTAGAATTTGCCAATCAAAGCTAGCAGGCTAAGTGAGCAAACTATATAAGGGGGCACAAGTTATCTTGCATGAAAACAAATCCTCACAAATCTTAATAGATTCCACTATTAGAGATTAGGTTACACCTTACACCAGAGTTGATAATAAATtagatgtaaacaaaaacaaggcTGAGAGGAATAGGAGCAAAGTCCATTCCAATACAACATACTGTTGTTTACCCACAGGGTTTGATTGTTCAACTgaggaaacataaaaaaaaaatattttcacaaaattcaACTCGATGTGACCTTGGACCttaaaacagtaaaacattttgaaCAGACCCTACTTCTATCCCTCACActcttgttttcatttgtgtttaattttacTAAGGTCCATAAGGTGCTTAAGAGGAAGGTTTGGGACAATTCACTGATATGAAACTTCATAACAAAgttaggggtctgaatacttctgcaaagattttttaatatttaaattccaGAATCAGACCCACAGAATCCATTCAAGCTCCTTAAGCTATTAAGCTGCAGGTCTACCAGGAGCATTTCAGGCAAGTTTGACAGTTTATAGATATAGTGAACACAGTGTTGAATCAAAGTTTTTCGATGAGCTACAATGAACTGGTGAGAGCACAGGAGCAAAAGTATATGCCTTAAAATAACCTAATACAGATTAAAAAGAAGTATGATTTAAAATCAGATCAATATGAGTAAATATAAACAGACAATAACACAATGGTCTTGGCACACAGCTTTACATATACGGTCAACCCACTAAGAAATCTCAGACAATAGCAAAAATACTTGTTCTGATGTGGAGAAGATCATTCTACTGTAGCTGTAGTATAGGTGAAATACAGAAATATAATACACAGGAAATGTTGCATCTTcaagaaacaaacacaaaagcgaAAAACTTACCATTTGCCTGGTCACCTTCTCCTTCTGGGATGCCCACGTACACCATGACGTTAACAGCATCAGATACATCCAGATGGAGGTTAGTGGTGCCAACCTTTCTATCTTCAGTGGAGGTCAGACCTGACATGAAAGAGTAAaggaaatagatttaaaaaaCAGTTATGAAATCCTCATCATGAGTAATGGCAGACTGTTAAATGAAAACTCCTTACCATAGGCATTGTACATTTTAGGACCAAGATCTGGGCGAACAAAAAAGTTTGGAAGACGAGAGGCCAAGTTGAGGCGGCCATCTCTCTTTGTGTACTCTGGTAAGGGAAGGTTATCCATGAGATCATCAAACCTGCAAATGGGGGAACATCAGTGAGCTAAATCATGACAGAACTGCCCAACATACTGTGTGCTCCCAGATAAATACTGCACCAAATTACAAAATCAGCAAAACCTACCGAGTGGGCATCATATCTCTGAAATCTTCTCCAGGAGGCCAATCTTTAAGTTTTAGTACCATAGGCTGGCCGTCTCCACCTTGCAACCGCTCTAAAGAAATAAAGGAAAATGAAATAGACCTAGATTAACTGCTTACAGAGCAAATTCCTCCAAAAGTTGAGGTGTGTAATATCCAGCCTTTCTCGGAGTtgtaaaacaaactaaaaatctGGAGAAGTCAAAGTGGCTGTACTTACTGGAAATGACCTGGAAGCCATCCCAGAAGTCTCGGACCTTGACATCAGAGATGATGGCACAGTTCCTACAGTTGACCAGGTCCACATCCTGATCTCCAAACTCCTCACTGAAGACCTCAGGCTTCCATAAGTTACTCTTCAGCTTCTTGTCTATGCCGGAGACCAGCACAGgctaaacaaaagaaaacattattaGCATCAAGCAGTCTTCAGGAACTTTGATAAAACACTGAAGGGTAAGCCATTCCATTTTATCTTCCTTACCTGCCCTTGTTTCCAGCACTCTCTGAAGATTTTCCAGTTGTTGCTGTTGCTCGGGTCCTGCAGACAGAGCAAGCGCCCATCACACAGCCAGGAGTGGGAAGTGTTTGGATCTAGAACACTCAGACCCATCACCCCCTCTCTGCGAGGAACACTCCCAGACTCTCCACCTTCTGCTGACCCTGCTGCACGCCGACCCTCTGCCTTCTTGGTCTCCACCACCGATGCAATGATATGATCCAGGAAGTTAGGAAGTCCTCCCTTCATCTTGTCAGACTGCACggcaggaaaaaaaatattaattcttgAGAACTcacaaaaaaagtaataaaaggttGTTTATAGCATCATTACATACCCCAGTAGTGGAGAACACTGAAGGGAAGGAGACTCCACCCTCTGTGGAACCCTGCGGGAGCTTGCCAGGGCCAGAATTAAGCAGATCACGTAGGCTAGTACCCTCTGCTTTCGGTTGGGAAGGCCCAGAGCCCAGCAACAGACTATTGAAGAGCTTAGGGCTAGACCCTGAAGGTTTGGAGAGGGTGCTGAAAGAGTCCAGGCCAAACGGAGGACGGGAGTCACGACCCATCATGGAGCGCAGAGATTCTGAGAGGACACAAGATTTAGTTAACAGGAAGATTCTGAATTTTGCATCGGAGcacaaaaattatattcaacACCCAAGAAATAAGAATGTTGTCTAATCAAGAAATGTTTTATGAAGTGTACAAATTATCCTCTaaccagacagttataaagtCCCAGTGTAAACAACTTTAAAATTGGTCTAACCTTTGGGCTCCTTTTGTGTGGCCAGGTCTGCCAGCCAGTGAAGCGCTGAGGAATTGCCTTTGCCATCCTTTGTGCCTAGTGTCTGGGCAGCAGCCGGGGTAGTTGTGCTGGTATTTGCTCCACTCATGCCTGATGTTGTGTCAGTATTGTCCCCCTCTTCAGCAGGCTCTGTCTTGACTACTACACCCATTCCAGATTCGCCATTTGGCCGGGATGTGGCTGGACTGGAGGTGGCTCCATTCCCTGTACTATTAGCTGCACCCGACTGCATCAATTACAAGTGAGGGAAAAAGAtgatataatacaaaaaaaacaacaaaaaaaacattagaaaACAAAATCTTCTCAGATGCTTCTTTAAGAGGTAATTCTGGTTTCAAAGAAGACATTTTGGAAATAGCAGGGAACTTGCCTGTGAAAAGCCATTTGGAGCACCGGGACGCACCAAAGGTTTGTTATGTCGACTAGTACAGGGACAGTTAGCTTTGATCCCCCATTTTCCTCTGGCTGCATGTACCATGTCACCTATGCTATACAAGGCTAAAGGGATACAAAGAGAGAATAACAAATACACAATGTTTTTGACCTTGTTGCGACATATTTTTAGTTTCGTTATAACTATTAATAGGAGTAAATGCACTAACCTGTGCCAGGTATAATTTGAGTAGGCATGAGGTTCTGTGGTTCATGTGGCTGGCCTTTAGCACATTTCAGCCATGAGAACACCTCTTCATCAGGGCCATCATCTACTGAAAGAGTACTAAGTGTCAGAAACAGTGTAATCCAAGTACCTGATAAAAGATAGTAGTCATTTACTTCTAAATGTATTATGCCCTGCAGTAGATTCTTGTGTCTACCTTCAGGTGGTCTGTTCTTGCGTAGCCGGTAGCAGTCAAGGCAAACACCAAAGCCACATTTACGACACACCCAGTGAATGTTGAAGAGTGTTgtttcacacacatcacacatttcCCTCACTCCCCTGACAGCTCGCTTCCATGCCACTTTCTCTGCAAAATCACACAGAGTTGTCAGACTACTTGAAATGCTAACATTATGTTCAAGTCTTAATTACTAGCATGAAAAACATGCAAAACAGGAacttcaaatgtaataatttacatCCATGAAATCTACAGTTACTCCCAAGTCCAAAATATTGTACTATGATGATGGAAGCAAGGTCAATGTGGGCCGAAAATCTGTTATCAGACTTGCACAATGTTGGTTTGAAAAAATGTTTATTCATATTTCATTTTAAGTCGCCTCATACTTGGAATGAACAGACCTTTAATAAGATTTAGTAGACAGAAGGAAAGGTGTGACTTACGATGGGGCTCTATCATCATCATGGCCTCTTTCTCTGACATGACCAGTTGGCAAAACTGGTCACCCACATtagccaaaatgtatttggacgtGTCCAAGTCAAGTCCTTCCTTTGCTGCGATGGTGGGAAGCCACAGCCCCATTGCTATACTATCACTTTGCGTGGGACTCAGAAAACCTTCCACACGAAGGACTCCCTTCTTCGTGAAAGCCAGTCTTTTAGGAGAAAGAGAAATCAAAGAGGTTGAAAAGTCAATATGTCATGATCAACAAAAACTTACTACAActtttgtctgaaagtttaaacacACGCATTTCACCTGCGAAAGTGGAAGAAACGGCAGGCCACGTtgggatcatcatcatcatccgaGTCCTGTTCGCGGAATTTCCTGTAGCGCTCCAGGCGGCACTCGCGACATTTGTGCAGGTGGGGTGCCACGTTAATGCAGGAACCGTCCTGCATAAAGGACTCACCGGACTGCTTCAATCGCCGAACCTTATTTTGATCCTTTAACACTGACTGTCCCACTAGATTGACCACACATTGCAAGCCAAGATCAGTTTACTGTGAACCCTAATTGCATTCAGTTACATTATTTAGGGAAGGTTCTGACATCTGAAGCAAAATTAATATTGAATTAATCAAAATTGATAAGAGGTACCAGTCAAGCATTTTACCGGTAAAGGATTTGCTCCGCGGCCGGCTCTTAGCCACAGGCTGTGTCTTATTCTCCTCAGCTGTTGCCTGAACCCCAGGCTTTTGGCTCTGCCCAGAGTTCTCTTCCGTGTCACTCAAATCAGACAGGTCACTGTTGCTACTGGACTCTGACTCTCGTCTGGTGGACTGCCCACGTTCCTCTGGGGAAACCTTCTGTGACATCTGGTCAAGGGACGTGGCAACTCTACCTTCATCATTGACACGGGTGCTAACATCTGAACCCTCGTTTGGTTTGGATGTTTGTTGCCCATCCTGGGCTACCAATGTAGGAGTGGTCATAAGAGAGGAATGTGCAAACTGGGGGGTTAGGATTCCTTTAGGGGGTTCTGCCATGGTGAATAAATTTGGTTTGGCATCATTGCCAGGAGGATCTTTACCAAGTAGACTGTTGCAGACCGAAGGTGGAATAGCAGATGTGGATGGGGCAGGGAGTACAACGGAGGATGATTTTGAAGATGACAATGCACTTAAAAGATTTTGTGAGACAGCTTTACCATAAGAAAGAAATGGGTTTGTCTCCTTAGAAGCCAGTAGGAACAGGTTTTCATGAGTTTCTGAAACCTTGTTGCCAGTAAGCAAACTAAAACCACTGACAGGGTTAGAGCTGTTAACATTTCTATTCCCACTGCCGCCAGTACCAAGTCCACTGGTTCCTAGTCCTAAGGAAGGTTTCAGAACCTCTGGAGAACCTGCAACTTGACAACCAACTATAGCTGTAGGAAAAGTGGCTGGGAGTTTGCTGTGTGCCTCCCCAACCACTCCAAAAGGCTTGTTTTTTAGAATTCCATTGCCTGTAGGCTTGATATCAGGCACTTTGGGCTGCTCTTTCAGTGATGACAGGCCACCAGCAGGTGCTGAACCAAACAGTCCAGCAGATGCAGAAGCCACAACTGACTTTTTGAAACCCTCAGAGGGTGCAGTAGGCTTGAACAGGCTGGGCGGCTCCTTATTCAGGCACTCCGACAATGATGTGAAGGTCTTTGATTGGCCTTGAGAGATACTCTGGTTCTGAGACATGCATTGGAAGAACAGATTCTGTGATGGATCAGATTCTTGCCTCTGCTTTTCTTTTGCAGCTGCAAATGGAAAGCCAAAAGGCTTGTCCTCCTGGGAAGAGCCGTTTGTCTGTGCAGGGACATCCCCAAACAGTCCCACACCAAATCCTGTGGTAGTTAAAGCGGGGGTCTTGGATGTCTGAAATACAAAGCAGCAAAACAACACGATACtacacattttcactttaaaggaaaagttcacttaaaaatgaaaattctgtcatattttactctccctcatgtttcacACTGTCAAAggcttggaatgacatgagggtaaattatgacagaggtttcatttatgggtgaactattcttttaaaaacattcAAGCAAAACGAGTGAAAGGTAGAAAACGAAAGGGACATCTTTGTTGATTTAATACCTGGCTTGCCTCTGGGGTTGATCCCCACATACTGGACTTCTGGTTTGCATCTGCAGGAGCAGAAAGAGCCACACTTGAAGCATTTTCTCGCGAAGGTGATGAGATGGTAACAGGACCTGGAGACACCAGGGCAGCTGTTTTAGGATACCCTGAAAGGACAGTATCTTCCCTCTCTGATACTGGGAGTAATGGGGAGGATTTAGGGGCAGGGGCCCCTGGCACCAAGCTGGGCATTTGTCCCAAAGAGGGAAAAGTGTTAGAAAAGGGTGATGGGGCAGGCTTCAATGGAGGTGGTGTTGGAGTGGACACAGGAAGCACAGTTGATTTTGAAGTTGTCCTTTCTTGGTTTGGGACAGAACTGCCATTCTCCTTGACAAAACCTGCTGTCCTTGTGTGGGAGTGGTCCTGCTGAGAGGAATTACTGTTGTTAGTGGAGTCTTGGCTTGGCAGTGCTACTGGACTAGAGTTGCTCATCACCCTCCCACCTACTCCACCCCCACCATCCTCTCCCTCCACTATTTCTACTGCTGGCATCTTTACGCATGTTACCATAGCCTCAGCATCCTTGTTGGAACCATTCCCATTCTGGTTATCAGAGACACCCTCTCCAGTTCCTTTGAAACGTTTAAGAGTAATGTCTTCATCTCCTACGGAAGCTGTCCGGCGCCGTCGACTGCCCTCACCTTTCCCACTATCACCCTCCTTCCTGCGTCGATCTTGGCTCTTCAAAAGACATGATATGCCAGATGACATAGGCACATAATTAATAAAGTTTGGCTAAAGTACATTATAAACAATGACTTTACAATTCTAGTAACATTGTATTGGATTAGACATAATCTACGGTCTGATCGACCCTGGCAGTGACAATCTCATCATACCTCATCTAATTTTTCCACAGCAATCATTACATGAATGACCCGAGGATCGACCACCTGTGTTTCCTCAccctgcacaaaaaaaaaaacattaacacatcaaaccacatactgcaaAAATCTTTCATCTCCAACCCTTGAATCTTGCACTGGAACACCTACCCCTGTCTATGGGTTCTCACTTCCCACCCTTTTTGAACAATTAATTTCTATgatatttttatgactttttcaGGTGGTTTGAGATCACTGCGTAtggaattttttaaataatttagattCAGACTGATTTGTTAATTAATCATTTAGCTGCTTTGTGCACCGTTTTGAACAATTCATTGAAAATAAACTACTCAAACAATGATTTGCTAACAGTTAAAACATTATTATGGTTTGCAAGCATGTTTTACTATAAACAAGAGCAATATCTAtcagattaaatattttagggG
This region of Xyrauchen texanus isolate HMW12.3.18 chromosome 23, RBS_HiC_50CHRs, whole genome shotgun sequence genomic DNA includes:
- the LOC127663440 gene encoding lysine-specific demethylase 3B-like isoform X4, giving the protein MGDSLGLIGKRLLLLLNDGNSAAAVGAGGEMEQAAWLRGTVRAVSVIGLASPGVEVFMEFEDSPWRQRSWVQVYGDEVRAALMESAIVWANCSDPSLSAVGGATATQWPALMFKPLVDRVGLGSLVPVEFFGTRTLAFLTNGNSLLPFEAEKDLKHTLLQEQLALQAAISSWHSDSELQEILRKGSFTIQGRRVQVYQPEFKESWALGLVSQHDPVSHIMEITMDQGEETQVVDPRVIHVMIAVEKLDESQDRRRKEGDSGKGEGSRRRRTASVGDEDITLKRFKGTGEGVSDNQNGNGSNKDAEAMQDHSHTRTAGFVKENGSSVPNQERTTSKSTVLPVSTPTPPPLKPAPSPFSNTFPSLGQMPSLVPGAPAPKSSPLLPVSEREDTVLSGYPKTAALVSPGPVTISSPSRENASSVALSAPADANQKSSMWGSTPEASQTSKTPALTTTGFGVGLFGDVPAQTNGSSQEDKPFGFPFAAAKEKQRQESDPSQNLFFQCMSQNQSISQGQSKTFTSLSECLNKEPPSLFKPTAPSEGFKKSVVASASAGLFGSAPAGGLSSLKEQPKVPDIKPTGNGILKNKPFGVVGEAHSKLPATFPTAIVGCQVAGSPEVLKPSLGLGTSGLGTGGSGNRNVNSSNPVSGFSLLTGNKVSETHENLFLLASKETNPFLSYGKAVSQNLLSALSSSKSSSVVLPAPSTSAIPPSVCNSLLGKDPPGNDAKPNLFTMAEPPKGILTPQFAHSSLMTTPTLVAQDGQQTSKPNEGSDVSTRVNDEGRVATSLDQMSQKVSPEERGQSTRRESESSSNSDLSDLSDTEENSGQSQKPGVQATAEENKTQPVAKSRPRSKSFTVGQSVLKDQNKVRRLKQSGESFMQDGSCINVAPHLHKCRECRLERYRKFREQDSDDDDDPNVACRFFHFRRLAFTKKGVLRVEGFLSPTQSDSIAMGLWLPTIAAKEGLDLDTSKYILANVGDQFCQLVMSEKEAMMMIEPHQKVAWKRAVRGVREMCDVCETTLFNIHWVCRKCGFGVCLDCYRLRKNRPPEVDDGPDEEVFSWLKCAKGQPHEPQNLMPTQIIPGTALYSIGDMVHAARGKWGIKANCPCTSRHNKPLVRPGAPNGFSQSGAANSTGNGATSSPATSRPNGESGMGVVVKTEPAEEGDNTDTTSGMSGANTSTTTPAAAQTLGTKDGKGNSSALHWLADLATQKEPKESLRSMMGRDSRPPFGLDSFSTLSKPSGSSPKLFNSLLLGSGPSQPKAEGTSLRDLLNSGPGKLPQGSTEGGVSFPSVFSTTGSDKMKGGLPNFLDHIIASVVETKKAEGRRAAGSAEGGESGSVPRREGVMGLSVLDPNTSHSWLCDGRLLCLQDPSNSNNWKIFRECWKQGQPVLVSGIDKKLKSNLWKPEVFSEEFGDQDVDLVNCRNCAIISDVKVRDFWDGFQVISKRLQGGDGQPMVLKLKDWPPGEDFRDMMPTRFDDLMDNLPLPEYTKRDGRLNLASRLPNFFVRPDLGPKMYNAYGLTSTEDRKVGTTNLHLDVSDAVNVMVYVGIPEGEGDQANEADLAGFKEVMQTIEEGDVDEMTKRRVYEIKEKPGALWHIYAAKDAEKIRELLRKVGEEQGQENPPDHDPIHDQSWYLDQTLRHRLYEEYGVQGWSIVQFLGDAVFIPAGAPHQVHNLYSCIKVAEDFVSPEHVKHCFRLTQEFRHLSNTHTNHEDKLQVKNIIYHAVKDAVGTLKAHESTKLSRS